Proteins encoded by one window of Tunturibacter psychrotolerans:
- a CDS encoding HAD family hydrolase, which translates to MPPIKAVLFDYGMVLSGPPDPTAWTRMLSITGLNEEILHREYWAHRHAYDRGDLNAESFWHTAASGAGIALTPQQFTDLVAADTDYWSTLNPPMLAWVSQLQRSGIPTGILSNMPDAMEAGLRARHAWIESFDHHTWSHAVNLAKPEPEIYHHAAQGLNTPPENILFLDDRSENIAAALAAGMQAIQYSTHPAFEQEMHARGLDHLLQLERNTASQNGKL; encoded by the coding sequence ATGCCCCCAATCAAAGCAGTCCTCTTCGACTACGGCATGGTCCTCTCCGGCCCACCCGACCCCACCGCCTGGACCCGCATGCTCTCCATCACTGGCCTCAACGAGGAGATTCTTCACCGCGAATACTGGGCACACCGTCACGCCTACGACCGAGGCGACCTCAACGCCGAGTCCTTCTGGCACACCGCTGCCTCAGGCGCCGGCATCGCCCTCACACCCCAACAATTCACCGACCTCGTCGCCGCCGACACCGATTACTGGTCCACCCTCAACCCACCCATGCTCGCATGGGTCAGCCAACTCCAGCGCTCCGGCATCCCCACCGGCATCCTCTCCAACATGCCCGACGCCATGGAAGCAGGCCTGCGCGCCCGCCACGCCTGGATCGAATCCTTCGACCATCACACCTGGTCCCACGCCGTCAATCTCGCCAAACCCGAACCCGAGATCTACCACCACGCCGCCCAGGGTCTCAATACTCCCCCCGAAAACATCCTCTTCCTCGACGACCGATCCGAGAACATCGCCGCAGCCCTCGCCGCTGGCATGCAGGCCATCCAGTACTCCACTCACCCAGCCTTCGAGCAGGAGATGCACGCCCGCGGGCTCGACCACCTCCTACAACTTGAGCGGAATACGGCCTCCCAAAACGGGAAGCTATAG
- a CDS encoding PAS domain-containing protein gives MNLLHPLDRDHLTANWQSALAAGTYLETEVRFRRADGTYRWFFDRAFPFQSDWTFNLCLSRIRHSRSESHFPKNLKARCEP, from the coding sequence GTGAACCTATTACATCCCCTCGACCGTGATCACTTGACGGCCAATTGGCAGTCCGCATTGGCCGCCGGAACTTACCTCGAAACGGAGGTACGCTTTAGACGCGCAGATGGAACCTACCGATGGTTCTTCGATCGTGCTTTCCCGTTCCAATCGGATTGGACTTTCAACCTTTGCTTGAGCCGAATCCGTCATAGTCGGTCTGAATCACACTTCCCCAAAAATCTTAAAGCTCGGTGCGAACCATGA
- a CDS encoding RNA polymerase sigma factor: protein MEIFMQSCGARANIDLNCFGTTTSEAILVEAAKSGDHSAFEELWARHSDTAFRSAYRILRNRDDAEDTLQDAWMKAFVHLKTFDGRSQFSTWLTRIAINSALMVLRRKRSHPETSMDGSGDGETWDQWEVPDNRSNIEDLYLKKEAELKLKEAIESLRPPLRIVMEIQRFHDGTNKEIADAAGISVAALKSRLVRARALLRSSLQSSMSPRKHGDTPSFGLRC from the coding sequence TTGGAGATCTTCATGCAATCTTGCGGGGCACGAGCCAACATCGACCTGAATTGCTTTGGCACCACTACATCCGAGGCTATCCTCGTTGAGGCAGCCAAATCGGGAGATCATTCGGCCTTTGAAGAGTTATGGGCTCGACATTCGGACACAGCATTCAGGTCGGCATATCGGATCCTCAGAAATCGCGACGATGCGGAAGATACATTACAGGACGCATGGATGAAGGCGTTCGTCCATTTGAAAACTTTCGATGGTCGCTCACAATTCTCCACCTGGCTCACCCGGATAGCGATCAATTCTGCTCTTATGGTATTGCGCAGGAAGCGTTCCCATCCAGAAACCTCGATGGATGGGAGTGGAGATGGTGAGACATGGGACCAATGGGAAGTTCCAGACAACAGATCAAATATTGAAGATCTTTATTTGAAGAAGGAAGCGGAACTGAAGTTGAAAGAAGCAATAGAGTCTCTACGGCCTCCCCTTCGAATTGTCATGGAGATTCAACGATTCCATGACGGGACTAACAAAGAGATTGCGGACGCAGCAGGGATTTCTGTGGCCGCGCTTAAATCGCGTTTGGTGAGAGCCAGAGCTCTACTTCGTAGCTCACTACAGTCTTCCATGTCCCCTAGGAAACACGGCGATACACCTAGTTTTGGCTTGCGGTGCTAG
- a CDS encoding MBL fold metallo-hydrolase produces MIHEILTVGPLQCNCSILGDENSHEAIVVDPGDDIPRIMAVLATHGLTVKKIVITHAHIDHIAGAHRLKQLTGAPILYNQHDLPLVKMMDIQAGWLGIPTPTVSAPDDTLEDGKLIAVTGLSGSILHTPGHTEGSVCLHIPTQSLLLAGDTLFAGSVGRTDLPGGNTRKLLSSIHERLLTLPDDTTVIPGHGSRTTIGTERDSNPFLQN; encoded by the coding sequence ATGATCCACGAGATCCTCACCGTCGGGCCGCTGCAATGCAACTGCTCCATCCTTGGAGACGAGAACTCCCACGAAGCCATCGTCGTTGACCCGGGCGACGACATTCCCCGCATCATGGCCGTCCTCGCCACCCACGGCCTCACCGTCAAAAAAATCGTCATCACCCACGCCCACATCGACCACATCGCCGGAGCCCATCGCCTCAAGCAGCTCACCGGCGCCCCCATCCTCTACAACCAGCACGACCTCCCCCTGGTCAAAATGATGGACATTCAAGCCGGCTGGCTCGGCATCCCCACCCCCACCGTCTCCGCTCCCGACGACACCCTCGAGGATGGCAAGCTCATCGCCGTCACCGGCCTCTCCGGCTCCATCCTCCACACTCCCGGCCACACCGAAGGAAGCGTCTGTCTCCACATCCCCACCCAATCCCTCCTCCTCGCCGGGGACACACTCTTCGCCGGCTCCGTCGGCCGCACCGACCTACCCGGCGGCAACACCCGCAAGCTCCTGAGCTCGATCCACGAGCGACTTCTCACCCTGCCCGACGACACCACCGTCATCCCCGGCCACGGCTCCCGAACCACCATCGGCACGGAACGGGACTCAAATCCATTCTTGCAAAACTAA
- a CDS encoding UDP-glucose dehydrogenase family protein, translating to MSDSIHIAVVGSGYVGLVAAVCFAEMGHSVVCVDNDQQKVSALQGGESLIHEKYLPDLLQRYRNARVRFTTDLSAATREAQAIFIAVGTPQSETGDADLSYVEAVASEIARSITTYKVIAEKSTVPVYTNEWIRRVMERNGVSREMFDVVSNPEFLREGTAVADFLHPDRIVVGTDSDRAADIMARIYEPLTSGRYYAKAGAIDGVCNHDTPPPLLRTSTKSAEIIKHASNAFLALKISFINAVSNLCEAADADVEQVAQGMGLDSRIGPKFLRPGIGYGGSCFPKDVAAFRSVAEQLGVNFALLTEVENINADQKRRFLSKVRSALWTLRGKKLAVLGLSFKGGTDDIRDSPAIELVQMLMEEGCSIRAFDPAAMQRAEHILPPRPNFQYAVDPYDAATDVDALLILTDWAEFGRLDLQRLAATMRYPIVLDGRNLYDPDLMLENEITYFSVGRPTRHHTPELTAVASRSR from the coding sequence ATGAGTGATTCAATTCACATTGCAGTCGTCGGTTCTGGCTACGTCGGATTAGTAGCTGCTGTTTGCTTTGCAGAGATGGGTCACAGCGTCGTGTGTGTGGACAATGACCAGCAAAAAGTCTCCGCGTTGCAAGGCGGAGAGAGTCTGATCCACGAAAAGTATCTGCCTGACCTCCTGCAGCGATACCGCAATGCCAGGGTGCGTTTCACAACCGACCTGTCTGCCGCCACGCGTGAAGCACAGGCAATCTTCATAGCGGTAGGAACACCCCAGAGCGAAACAGGAGATGCCGACCTCTCTTATGTCGAAGCGGTCGCCAGTGAAATTGCTCGGTCCATCACGACTTATAAGGTGATAGCAGAAAAGAGTACGGTTCCTGTCTACACGAATGAGTGGATTCGCCGCGTCATGGAACGCAATGGCGTCTCGCGTGAGATGTTTGACGTTGTCTCGAACCCCGAGTTCTTGCGCGAAGGAACCGCCGTAGCCGATTTCCTCCATCCGGATCGAATTGTTGTCGGAACCGACAGCGACCGCGCTGCCGATATCATGGCGAGGATTTACGAACCCCTGACCTCCGGCAGATACTACGCGAAGGCAGGAGCCATCGACGGCGTCTGCAATCACGACACCCCACCGCCACTGTTACGCACCTCCACCAAGAGCGCCGAGATCATCAAGCACGCCTCAAACGCTTTTCTCGCATTGAAGATCTCTTTCATCAACGCCGTGTCCAATCTTTGCGAGGCCGCAGACGCCGACGTCGAACAAGTCGCACAGGGCATGGGACTCGACAGCCGCATTGGTCCAAAATTTTTACGACCCGGAATCGGTTATGGGGGGTCCTGCTTCCCCAAAGATGTCGCGGCATTCCGCTCCGTCGCCGAGCAACTCGGAGTCAACTTTGCACTGCTGACCGAAGTCGAAAATATCAACGCGGACCAGAAGCGGCGTTTTCTTAGCAAGGTGCGTTCAGCACTCTGGACCCTTCGCGGGAAAAAGCTCGCTGTCCTCGGTCTTTCCTTCAAAGGCGGCACCGACGACATTCGCGACTCCCCTGCCATCGAGCTAGTTCAAATGTTGATGGAGGAAGGATGCTCCATCAGAGCCTTCGATCCCGCAGCAATGCAGCGTGCAGAGCACATACTCCCACCTCGCCCAAACTTCCAGTATGCTGTCGACCCATACGACGCCGCAACGGATGTAGACGCACTTCTGATCCTCACCGATTGGGCGGAGTTTGGCCGTCTCGATCTCCAGCGACTCGCGGCCACCATGCGCTATCCCATCGTGCTCGATGGCCGCAATCTCTATGATCCCGACCTGATGCTGGAAAATGAGATCACTTACTTCAGTGTAGGAAGGCCCACGCGGCATCACACCCCGGAGCTCACAGCCGTTGCATCTCGCTCTCGTTAG
- a CDS encoding UDP-glucuronic acid decarboxylase family protein, producing MNSKRILVTGAAGFLGSHLCDSLLDAGNSVIGVDNLSTGNEANLAHLQNEPRFDFTEIDICQPFDVGKVDFVFNFASPASPVDYARLGVETLLVGSAGTINTLEIAKKHHAGYLHASTSECYGDPEVHPQTEDYWGHVNPVGPRSVYDEAKRFSEAAVMAYHRYHQVNTHLVRIFNTYGPRLQINDGRVISNLMTQALRGEPLTIYGDGMQTRSFCYVSDLIAGIVALADSNEHLPVNIGNPEEWTILSCAEEILKLIGSDKKIVFKPLPQDDPTRRRPDISKAIRLLGWTPKIKLRQGLEMSLAYFRANVETGLVQNP from the coding sequence ATGAATTCAAAAAGAATCCTCGTCACAGGAGCTGCAGGTTTTCTTGGCTCGCACCTTTGCGATTCCCTGCTCGACGCCGGAAACAGTGTCATTGGCGTCGACAACCTGAGCACAGGCAATGAAGCAAACCTCGCCCACCTTCAGAACGAGCCCCGCTTCGACTTTACTGAGATCGATATCTGTCAGCCCTTCGACGTCGGCAAAGTCGACTTCGTCTTCAACTTTGCCTCACCCGCAAGTCCCGTCGACTACGCCCGACTCGGCGTTGAAACCCTCCTTGTCGGGTCGGCGGGAACCATCAACACGCTCGAAATTGCGAAGAAACACCACGCCGGCTATCTTCACGCATCTACCTCCGAGTGCTATGGCGATCCGGAGGTTCATCCACAGACTGAGGACTACTGGGGACATGTCAACCCGGTCGGCCCCCGATCGGTCTACGACGAAGCCAAAAGGTTCTCCGAGGCTGCCGTCATGGCCTATCACCGTTACCATCAAGTGAATACGCACCTCGTGCGAATCTTCAATACGTATGGACCAAGGTTACAAATCAATGATGGCCGCGTCATTTCCAACCTCATGACGCAGGCTCTTCGCGGTGAGCCTCTCACCATCTACGGCGATGGAATGCAGACCCGAAGCTTCTGTTACGTCTCGGATCTGATCGCAGGCATTGTCGCCCTGGCGGACTCGAACGAGCACCTCCCGGTCAACATCGGCAATCCAGAAGAGTGGACCATCCTGAGTTGTGCCGAAGAAATTCTCAAGCTCATCGGGTCAGACAAGAAAATCGTCTTCAAGCCCCTCCCCCAGGACGATCCAACACGTCGCAGACCCGACATCAGCAAGGCAATCAGGCTGCTCGGGTGGACCCCGAAGATTAAGCTTCGTCAGGGGCTCGAGATGTCGTTAGCCTACTTTCGAGCTAATGTCGAAACCGGGCTAGTTCAAAATCCATAA
- the secG gene encoding preprotein translocase subunit SecG, whose translation MVILLVIIHVVVCLFLIGVVLLQQGKSADLAGAFGGQGSQTAFGPRGAANLLTKLTTYSAIVFMLTSIGLTILLSRAGGDHSVLSGTAHPTHQTTPAKK comes from the coding sequence ATGGTTATTCTTCTCGTCATCATTCACGTTGTCGTCTGTCTCTTCCTCATTGGTGTCGTCCTCCTGCAGCAAGGCAAGTCCGCCGACCTCGCCGGAGCCTTCGGCGGTCAAGGCTCGCAGACCGCATTCGGTCCTCGCGGCGCAGCCAACCTCCTCACCAAGCTGACCACCTACTCGGCGATCGTCTTCATGCTCACCTCCATCGGCCTGACGATCCTGTTGTCCCGCGCAGGCGGAGACCACTCCGTCCTCTCCGGCACCGCGCACCCGACCCACCAGACAACGCCAGCCAAGAAGTAG
- a CDS encoding sigma-54 dependent transcriptional regulator, whose amino-acid sequence MLFATSDDGALPEIGQELASAFFIRFAADSAALFQSLSEHKPEILVIDLDTIVSPGADVFAYIESIRAAAPHIYLTAISRTHLKNARTRTKKAGADEMLQAPIGFPELRDHLLEAAQQHRKRLEAKQLRGELAQRNSLCDMIGGSEPMQRLYETIRRVASSNSTVLLRGESGTGKELAARAIVDLSPRRGQPFISVNCAALPETLMESELFGHEKGAFTGAHATHHGQIELADSGTLFLDEIGSLPLVLQSKLLRVLQEKTVQRIGAKTPHKIDFRLISATNDNLEQMVRQGQFREDLFYRICVIPVALPPLREREGDIPLLLNHYLNRYCTAGNLPLKHFSPEALQVLESSAWPGNVRELENLAQRLALMVDGETISMKHLPEKVLYESTANYDEILVPPEGLDLEDELTRIEVAYLLAALRRAGGKTAAAALLHIPVEKMKYLCRKHSINGDRVK is encoded by the coding sequence TTGCTGTTTGCCACTAGCGACGACGGCGCGCTGCCCGAAATCGGACAGGAGCTGGCCTCGGCCTTCTTCATCCGTTTCGCGGCAGACTCCGCAGCTCTCTTCCAGAGCCTCTCCGAACACAAACCAGAGATCCTGGTCATCGACCTCGACACGATCGTCTCGCCCGGTGCAGATGTCTTCGCCTACATCGAGTCTATCCGTGCGGCTGCGCCCCACATCTATCTCACCGCCATCTCGCGCACGCACCTCAAAAACGCCCGCACGCGCACAAAGAAGGCTGGAGCCGACGAGATGCTACAAGCTCCCATCGGCTTTCCCGAACTTCGCGACCATCTCCTCGAAGCCGCGCAACAACACCGCAAACGCCTCGAAGCCAAGCAGCTCCGTGGTGAACTCGCGCAACGCAACTCACTTTGCGACATGATCGGCGGCAGCGAGCCCATGCAGCGCCTGTACGAGACCATTCGCCGCGTTGCCTCCAGCAACAGCACTGTCCTTCTCCGCGGAGAGAGTGGCACCGGCAAAGAACTCGCCGCACGCGCGATCGTCGATCTCAGCCCACGCCGAGGCCAGCCCTTCATCAGCGTCAACTGCGCAGCTCTCCCCGAAACCCTCATGGAGTCCGAGCTCTTCGGCCATGAAAAAGGCGCCTTCACGGGAGCTCACGCCACCCATCACGGGCAGATTGAACTCGCCGACAGCGGAACGCTCTTCCTCGACGAGATCGGGTCGCTCCCGCTCGTCCTCCAAAGCAAGCTGCTGCGCGTGCTCCAGGAGAAGACGGTTCAGCGCATCGGAGCCAAGACTCCGCACAAGATAGATTTTCGACTCATCTCCGCCACCAATGACAACCTCGAGCAGATGGTCCGCCAGGGCCAGTTCCGCGAAGACCTCTTCTATCGCATCTGTGTCATTCCGGTCGCGCTTCCTCCACTGCGCGAGCGTGAAGGCGACATCCCGCTGCTACTGAACCACTACCTCAACAGGTACTGCACCGCGGGGAATCTGCCTCTCAAACACTTCTCGCCCGAAGCCCTCCAAGTGCTCGAATCCAGCGCGTGGCCGGGCAATGTACGCGAGCTGGAGAATCTTGCTCAGCGCCTCGCTCTCATGGTTGACGGCGAGACCATCTCGATGAAGCACCTTCCCGAAAAAGTTCTCTACGAGAGCACCGCGAACTACGACGAGATCCTCGTTCCGCCGGAGGGCCTCGATCTTGAAGACGAGCTGACGCGCATCGAGGTCGCCTACCTTCTGGCAGCACTGCGTCGGGCGGGCGGCAAGACTGCTGCTGCAGCGCTTCTGCATATCCCGGTTGAAAAGATGAAGTATCTCTGTCGCAAGCACTCCATCAACGGAGACCGGGTCAAATGA
- a CDS encoding sugar transferase, whose amino-acid sequence MTPSNRATILELAPVGDIALLFCCLGLSYVATVHQPVFDVLNSLETHYPIQVFSSTFVLALGWHVALRVNGLYRGGRRRESLRETLKVGWACSFCALLSLVWLWLIGSGSMRNSVDLVVVAVLFGIMSFAAILTTRLISRAMIQTFRARGRNRRHILIVGTNRRANSFVRELAGHPEWGYCVQGFVDDQWWSKQTADSHLGALVGGLDSVPELLRTLPVDEVIVALPLASFYQQIAGIISSCRDHGIAVRFLGTFFDREDSKETAFLHGTISTITLHDESWNAWAFMIKRVADVMICVLLLVTLAPLFLMIALLIKLTSPGPVFFRQTRMGHGKRPFEILKFRTMVQNAERLMAQVEHLNETQGPTFKLKNDPRITPAGKFLRKTSLDEIPQLINVVVGEMSLVGPRPLPLRDYEGFSQDWHRRRFSVKPGITCLWQIMGRSSIGFDEWMALDMRYIDQWSVWLDIKILFQTIPAVFRGSGAV is encoded by the coding sequence ATGACACCTTCCAACAGAGCAACGATTTTAGAGCTGGCGCCAGTCGGCGATATCGCGTTATTGTTCTGCTGTCTCGGCCTCTCCTATGTAGCAACCGTTCATCAGCCCGTCTTCGATGTTCTGAACTCGCTTGAGACCCATTACCCCATTCAGGTCTTTTCTTCGACCTTCGTGCTGGCGTTGGGATGGCATGTGGCACTGCGGGTCAATGGGCTTTATCGTGGGGGGCGACGGCGAGAGTCTCTGCGGGAGACCCTGAAAGTAGGTTGGGCCTGCTCTTTCTGCGCGTTGTTGAGCCTGGTCTGGCTTTGGCTGATCGGTTCAGGATCGATGCGGAATTCGGTGGATCTGGTTGTTGTCGCGGTCCTCTTCGGCATCATGAGTTTTGCGGCTATTCTTACGACCCGTCTAATCTCGCGAGCGATGATACAGACGTTTCGCGCTCGAGGGCGAAACCGTAGACATATCCTCATCGTGGGTACGAATCGCCGCGCGAACAGTTTCGTTCGAGAGCTGGCAGGACATCCGGAGTGGGGCTATTGTGTGCAGGGCTTTGTGGATGATCAATGGTGGAGCAAGCAGACGGCTGACTCACATCTGGGAGCTTTAGTCGGTGGACTTGATTCTGTTCCTGAGTTGCTCAGAACGCTGCCCGTGGATGAGGTCATTGTTGCTCTGCCACTCGCATCGTTTTACCAGCAGATTGCGGGCATCATCTCCTCATGTCGCGATCACGGAATTGCGGTTCGGTTTCTTGGCACTTTTTTCGATCGGGAAGATTCGAAGGAAACAGCTTTTTTGCATGGAACCATCAGCACAATTACTTTGCATGACGAATCATGGAATGCATGGGCTTTCATGATCAAGCGTGTGGCCGATGTGATGATTTGCGTGTTGTTGCTCGTGACACTCGCGCCCCTTTTCCTGATGATTGCTTTATTGATTAAACTGACAAGTCCAGGGCCGGTCTTCTTCAGGCAAACCAGGATGGGCCACGGTAAGCGGCCATTTGAGATTCTGAAGTTTCGTACGATGGTTCAGAATGCGGAGCGTCTTATGGCGCAGGTTGAACACCTGAACGAAACTCAGGGGCCCACGTTCAAGCTGAAGAATGATCCTCGGATTACACCGGCGGGCAAGTTTCTTCGCAAGACGAGTCTGGACGAGATACCGCAGCTCATTAATGTTGTGGTCGGAGAGATGAGTCTTGTGGGCCCGAGGCCACTTCCGCTTCGCGACTACGAGGGATTTTCACAGGACTGGCATAGGCGGCGGTTCAGTGTGAAGCCAGGAATTACCTGCCTGTGGCAGATTATGGGTCGGAGCTCCATTGGATTCGACGAATGGATGGCTTTGGATATGCGGTATATCGATCAGTGGTCCGTCTGGCTCGATATCAAGATTCTCTTTCAGACGATCCCTGCCGTGTTTAGGGGATCTGGTGCAGTTTAG
- a CDS encoding pyridoxal phosphate-dependent aminotransferase encodes MSYRFSARTGWDVGASGFAAAIREARVAGRKLVDLTVSNPTVCGFDYDAEAILAPLASGEAMTYDPDPRGMRFAREAVGGYYGEHGADVDPDSVVLTTSTSEGYGYLFRLLCDAGDEVLVAQPSYPLFDFLADLEDVRLKPYPLFYDYGWWIDFAGLESRIGPRTKAIVLVNPNNPTGHATGAKERARLEEICARHGLALIVDEVFLDYPLEEGARLESFAVGPHPVLTFVLSGMSKIAGLPQMKVGWIVGFGPEGDRNRAMGRLEVVADTFLSMNAPMQRALPVWLAGRRGIQEQILDRVRGNLRSVAESGVEVLRVEAGWSAILRLPQKLAEEDMAERLLRGAGVIVHPGAFYGIAGAGRVVVSLLGQMLEFDDGIQRIKTVTGLNHGSY; translated from the coding sequence GTGAGCTATCGGTTTTCTGCGCGGACTGGTTGGGATGTGGGGGCGAGTGGGTTTGCTGCGGCGATTCGTGAAGCGCGGGTGGCAGGGCGGAAGCTGGTCGACCTGACTGTTTCGAATCCCACGGTTTGTGGGTTTGATTATGATGCCGAGGCTATTCTTGCGCCGTTGGCGAGCGGGGAGGCGATGACGTACGATCCGGATCCTCGTGGGATGAGGTTCGCGCGGGAGGCGGTTGGGGGGTACTACGGGGAGCATGGCGCGGATGTCGACCCGGATAGCGTGGTGCTGACGACGAGTACGAGTGAGGGGTATGGGTATCTGTTTCGGCTGTTGTGCGACGCGGGTGACGAGGTGCTGGTCGCGCAGCCGAGCTATCCACTGTTTGATTTTCTGGCGGATCTGGAAGATGTGCGGCTGAAGCCTTATCCGCTGTTTTATGACTATGGGTGGTGGATCGATTTTGCGGGGCTGGAGAGCAGGATTGGGCCGCGGACGAAGGCGATTGTTTTGGTTAATCCGAATAATCCGACGGGTCACGCTACCGGGGCAAAGGAACGAGCGAGGCTTGAGGAGATATGCGCTCGGCATGGGCTGGCGTTGATCGTTGATGAGGTGTTTCTGGATTATCCGTTGGAGGAGGGTGCGAGGCTGGAGAGCTTTGCAGTTGGGCCGCATCCGGTGTTGACGTTTGTGCTGAGCGGGATGAGCAAGATCGCAGGGTTGCCGCAGATGAAGGTGGGTTGGATTGTGGGTTTCGGGCCGGAGGGGGATCGAAACCGGGCGATGGGGCGGCTGGAGGTGGTGGCGGATACCTTTCTGTCGATGAACGCTCCGATGCAGAGAGCGCTGCCGGTGTGGTTGGCTGGGAGGCGGGGGATTCAGGAGCAGATTCTGGATCGGGTGAGGGGGAATCTGCGGTCGGTGGCGGAGAGTGGAGTTGAAGTGTTACGGGTGGAGGCGGGGTGGAGTGCGATCCTGCGGTTGCCGCAGAAGCTTGCTGAAGAGGATATGGCGGAGAGGTTGCTGAGGGGGGCGGGGGTAATTGTGCATCCGGGTGCGTTTTATGGGATTGCCGGAGCTGGCCGCGTAGTGGTGAGTCTGTTAGGGCAGATGCTGGAGTTTGATGACGGGATTCAGAGAATAAAAACGGTAACAGGGTTGAACCACGGTAGTTACTAG
- a CDS encoding response regulator transcription factor, whose translation MKRFIEERTSHGAIKVMVANLPIILCELLQGAFQAVPDIKIVLPANELQHLLNPAEPVPVDVILIGSSKTDSPGAVSILQSIPDAYKTARVVVLTQDPDYAEVISLFRAGAKGIFGSADLRFELLCKCIRCVHQGQIWAKNELLAHLVSSLSHPRSTNVIDRHGKPLLTTREQQVLHLLSDGLSNSELATVLKLSEHTIKNHLFRIYDKLGVSNRMEAVLYALTPRNPPPVQNRPSNPMPSNKITIIKTA comes from the coding sequence ATGAAGCGATTTATTGAAGAAAGAACTTCCCATGGCGCCATCAAGGTGATGGTGGCAAATCTTCCCATCATTCTCTGTGAGCTTTTGCAGGGTGCATTTCAAGCCGTTCCGGACATTAAGATCGTCCTCCCCGCCAACGAACTCCAGCATCTTCTCAATCCGGCCGAACCTGTCCCGGTCGACGTCATCCTCATCGGCTCTTCAAAGACGGACTCTCCCGGCGCCGTCTCCATTCTTCAGTCCATCCCTGACGCATACAAGACTGCCCGCGTCGTCGTCCTCACCCAGGACCCCGACTATGCCGAGGTCATCTCCTTGTTTCGCGCCGGCGCGAAGGGAATCTTCGGCAGCGCCGACCTTCGATTCGAACTCCTGTGCAAGTGCATCCGGTGCGTCCATCAGGGACAGATCTGGGCAAAAAACGAGTTGCTCGCTCACCTGGTCTCTTCCTTGTCTCACCCAAGATCTACGAACGTCATCGACCGCCACGGCAAGCCGCTGCTCACCACACGAGAGCAACAGGTCCTGCATCTTCTATCCGACGGTCTCAGCAACTCCGAACTAGCCACGGTCCTCAAACTGAGCGAGCACACCATTAAGAATCACCTATTCCGCATCTACGACAAACTCGGAGTCTCGAACCGGATGGAGGCCGTCTTGTACGCGCTTACCCCTCGCAACCCGCCCCCGGTACAAAATCGCCCCTCGAATCCTATGCCCTCTAACAAAATCACAATCATCAAAACAGCATAG